One stretch of Brevibacillus laterosporus DNA includes these proteins:
- a CDS encoding Ger(x)C family spore germination protein codes for MPNKTNKHNWLACVLTLSLTLLISGCWDRQEIEDLAMVIGVGVDTPLKENDSDSETNADSEEASSSDADSESAHQGDESNANQSTQQKIPILLTHQNVVPKVLTGTAKVTGTQKQAYFNISGEGTSFFEIIRNFSTKSSKPPFFLHVKTMVIGEDFARKLSIEKTLEYFLRDTELRRTVLVVVAKGRALDVLNKKPLNETLPAIEILSILDNVRKNLAIATPTSLGFISEHMTTRKSFMIPRVEVSTKTIKIAGASLIKGDTGKMIGWLNEEEVSGANLLLGSGKSKWEKHAGLIKTVLPPTNSLLIYEIRTISSKITPKVQNGQVSFSVHIKLNGRIGEDWSPEENGFDDSYLVKTEKAFEKKIKELTRKSLNKLQKKWKIDVLEFNKALSVHHPDVWEKMKDNWDEEFSKIPIDVHVKVNVREFGLKGSKR; via the coding sequence ATGCCCAACAAAACAAACAAACATAATTGGTTGGCATGCGTGCTCACTCTCTCTTTGACACTCTTGATATCGGGGTGTTGGGACCGTCAGGAAATAGAAGATCTAGCCATGGTAATTGGCGTAGGAGTTGACACTCCTCTAAAGGAAAACGATTCAGACTCGGAAACGAATGCCGACTCAGAAGAAGCTAGCTCATCTGATGCTGACTCTGAATCAGCACATCAAGGGGATGAATCCAATGCAAACCAAAGTACTCAACAGAAAATCCCCATTCTCTTAACTCATCAAAATGTTGTACCCAAAGTCCTTACCGGTACAGCTAAAGTAACCGGCACACAGAAGCAAGCCTACTTCAATATTTCAGGCGAAGGTACCTCGTTCTTTGAAATAATCCGTAATTTTTCTACTAAAAGCTCCAAACCGCCCTTCTTTTTGCATGTCAAAACGATGGTGATTGGAGAAGACTTTGCAAGAAAATTAAGCATCGAAAAAACGCTGGAGTACTTTTTACGTGACACCGAACTGCGTAGAACCGTACTAGTTGTTGTAGCCAAAGGTCGCGCTCTTGATGTATTAAATAAAAAACCTCTTAACGAAACACTTCCTGCTATCGAAATACTTAGCATCCTGGATAATGTTAGAAAAAATTTAGCTATTGCTACCCCGACTTCACTTGGGTTTATTTCAGAGCACATGACTACAAGAAAAAGTTTTATGATTCCTCGAGTGGAAGTATCCACAAAGACAATAAAAATAGCTGGAGCTTCTCTCATTAAAGGTGATACGGGGAAAATGATTGGGTGGTTAAACGAAGAGGAGGTAAGTGGAGCCAATCTCCTCCTGGGTAGTGGTAAATCAAAGTGGGAAAAGCACGCAGGTCTTATTAAAACCGTCTTACCACCAACAAATAGCCTACTCATATATGAGATTCGTACTATTTCAAGTAAAATAACTCCTAAAGTTCAAAATGGACAAGTCTCTTTTTCCGTACATATTAAGTTAAATGGACGAATTGGCGAAGACTGGTCTCCAGAGGAAAATGGCTTTGATGACAGCTATCTTGTGAAGACAGAAAAAGCATTTGAGAAAAAAATAAAGGAATTGACCAGAAAAAGTCTCAACAAGCTCCAAAAAAAATGGAAAATAGATGTTTTGGAATTCAACAAAGCTTTATCCGTTCACCACCCAGATGTTTGGGAAAAGATGAAAGATAATTGGGATGA
- a CDS encoding spore germination protein, with protein MSTFFQRAKWKRQSHLSAQEKGSLFSSELSVALTQLHTVLGQSYDITTREIYLNQLQKKAAIVYVEGIIDQALSKEFLSPFTSNHQTAKDQSAQTNEEAATAPSIEQLVSTLAVCRTVKTFERPSDCIDDILFGYTALLIDSYACAFLLDTASFPSRTMDEPVTESVIRGPRIGFVETIADNVALLRHRIRNRNLTFLSQQVGEHAPKLVVVSYIEDIANPALVDEVLRRVKSVEIDDLQESSYLEDLIEDDPWSPFPLIQSTERPDRVEAALLEGRIGILVDGSPFALIAPVTYPMLLQSPDDYYQLWYIGSLLRFLRFICILISLFLPSLYVSLVSYHQGLIPMRLAFTIAGTREGVPFPTIIEALIMEITIEILREAGLRLPKPLGQTIGIVGGLVIGQSAVEAGIVSPIMVVVVALTAIASFTIPQYEAGIVIRILRFGMMLSAAFLGLYGVILFFIILTSHLVKLKSFGVDYLAPIAPLNLHDWKDFILRLPQKSLTKRPQILHPLDSKRIKKKP; from the coding sequence ATGTCTACTTTTTTTCAACGCGCAAAATGGAAGCGACAAAGCCATCTGTCTGCACAAGAAAAGGGCTCTCTCTTTTCATCCGAGTTATCGGTAGCTCTTACTCAACTGCATACTGTTTTAGGACAAAGCTATGATATCACTACACGTGAAATCTATCTAAATCAATTACAAAAAAAAGCAGCAATAGTCTATGTAGAAGGAATTATAGACCAAGCACTATCGAAAGAGTTTTTATCTCCATTTACCTCAAATCATCAAACGGCTAAAGACCAATCTGCACAGACAAACGAGGAGGCAGCCACAGCTCCATCCATTGAGCAGTTAGTTAGTACACTAGCTGTTTGTCGCACAGTAAAGACATTTGAGAGACCATCAGATTGCATAGATGACATCCTATTTGGTTATACAGCACTATTAATTGATTCGTATGCTTGTGCCTTTCTACTGGATACCGCTTCTTTTCCTTCTCGCACAATGGACGAACCGGTTACCGAATCAGTCATTCGAGGACCCCGGATTGGCTTTGTGGAAACGATTGCTGACAACGTTGCCTTATTGCGCCATCGCATCCGAAATCGCAATTTAACATTTCTCTCTCAACAAGTTGGGGAGCATGCTCCCAAACTTGTTGTTGTCTCGTACATAGAAGATATTGCAAACCCTGCCTTAGTGGATGAAGTATTACGTCGAGTGAAAAGCGTCGAGATAGATGATCTACAGGAATCCAGCTATTTGGAAGATTTGATTGAAGATGATCCCTGGTCACCTTTTCCACTCATCCAAAGTACGGAACGACCTGATCGCGTGGAAGCTGCTTTACTAGAAGGACGAATTGGGATTTTAGTTGACGGTTCACCATTTGCTTTAATTGCTCCCGTAACCTACCCTATGTTGTTGCAGTCTCCAGATGACTACTACCAGCTTTGGTATATTGGGTCGCTCCTTCGATTTTTACGTTTTATTTGCATACTAATCTCGCTGTTCCTACCTTCCCTCTATGTGTCGCTAGTCTCCTATCATCAGGGACTTATTCCAATGCGGCTCGCTTTTACGATCGCTGGGACACGGGAAGGTGTACCTTTTCCTACCATCATTGAAGCGTTAATCATGGAGATTACAATTGAAATTTTACGTGAAGCTGGATTGCGCCTACCTAAACCTCTGGGTCAAACGATCGGCATTGTTGGCGGATTGGTTATCGGTCAATCTGCGGTAGAAGCCGGAATTGTTAGTCCCATCATGGTCGTAGTAGTAGCTCTCACTGCCATCGCTTCGTTTACTATTCCCCAATACGAAGCAGGCATCGTAATTCGTATTTTACGTTTTGGTATGATGTTATCTGCTGCCTTTTTGGGACTGTATGGGGTCATTTTGTTCTTTATTATACTTACTAGTCATTTGGTGAAGCTAAAGAGTTTCGGCGTAGATTATCTTGCACCTATAGCACCACTAAACCTCCATGATTGGAAAGATTTTATTTTACGCTTACCTCAAAAGTCGTTAACGAAACGTCCACAGATTCTACATCCACTTGATTCAAAAAGAATAAAGAAGAAGCCTTAA
- a CDS encoding spore gernimation protein, translated as MSLNFQPKFSSLDVTAVIASMVIGVSILTLPRVAVDAVGTPDVWIDALVGGLLAMLAGYFCAKLSQHYPSYHFYQITGILLGKWGGALLTLFYSLYFFFLCVYEARVQSEVIRHFLLDQTPIHVTIISFLLAGLYLVIGGPQPIVRLFLLYFPATILILFSIAILNYQSFHIDNLLPVLHHGWTPVLHGLSATTPSYMGLEIIMFLTYMMKSPAGATKSVVIGLGFATLIYTTITLMIVGTLTAHEVKTLTWPTMEFVKQIEFPGAFFEHYELFFMVIWVLSIFTTFVFCFYLVSLGLSLLVPIRLRLLQVLLTPLLYAFAMLPKNLDQAFSLGTHLGYVSVLASGIIPILLLLFSKWRKSANAQQNKQT; from the coding sequence ATGTCACTTAATTTCCAGCCTAAGTTTTCCAGTCTTGATGTGACCGCTGTAATTGCATCTATGGTAATTGGAGTATCCATTCTGACTCTACCTCGTGTCGCTGTCGATGCAGTAGGGACACCGGATGTCTGGATTGATGCGCTGGTTGGCGGTCTGTTAGCAATGTTAGCTGGTTATTTTTGCGCCAAATTAAGCCAACACTACCCCTCGTATCACTTTTATCAAATAACGGGGATCCTATTAGGGAAATGGGGGGGCGCCCTGCTTACCCTATTCTATTCTCTCTATTTCTTTTTTCTGTGTGTCTATGAAGCGCGGGTGCAATCTGAGGTAATTCGCCATTTCTTGTTGGATCAAACGCCTATTCATGTAACGATCATTTCTTTCTTACTGGCAGGATTATACTTGGTGATCGGCGGTCCGCAGCCTATTGTACGTCTGTTTCTCCTCTATTTTCCTGCTACGATACTTATCTTATTTTCAATTGCCATTCTTAACTATCAGAGTTTCCATATCGATAATTTGTTACCAGTTCTACATCATGGCTGGACACCAGTGCTTCATGGCTTGTCTGCCACTACGCCTTCTTATATGGGCTTAGAGATTATTATGTTTCTGACCTACATGATGAAGTCGCCAGCAGGTGCTACTAAAAGCGTTGTCATTGGTCTTGGATTCGCTACCCTGATCTATACTACAATCACTCTGATGATTGTCGGAACCCTAACAGCCCATGAGGTAAAAACCCTTACATGGCCAACGATGGAGTTTGTGAAACAGATCGAATTTCCTGGTGCCTTCTTTGAACACTATGAATTGTTTTTTATGGTCATCTGGGTTCTTAGTATTTTTACTACATTTGTATTCTGCTTTTATTTGGTAAGTCTAGGATTAAGTCTACTTGTACCTATACGCCTACGTTTGTTGCAAGTCCTGTTGACTCCCCTTTTGTACGCTTTCGCCATGCTACCCAAGAATTTAGATCAAGCATTTTCTTTGGGTACACATCTTGGCTACGTTTCAGTATTAGCATCCGGTATCATCCCGATTTTATTGCTACTTTTTTCAAAATGGAGGAAATCTGCCAATGCCCAACAAAACAAACAAACATAA